From the genome of Novosphingobium sp. TH158, one region includes:
- the rph gene encoding ribonuclease PH, which translates to MRPSGRAPDEMRALSFQTNFTIHAEGSVLVSFGNTKVLCTASVEEKVPPFLRGKGEGWVTGEYSMLPRATHTRGSREAAKGKQSGRTQEIQRLIGRSLRAVVDLKKLGERQIVLDCDVIQADGGTRTASISGAWVALRIAIDKLMAEGLVKEDPMPRRVAAVSCGIFQGTPVLDLDYDEDSSADADANFVLIEGGHIAEVQATAEGATYDEEGLLRLLRLARIGCDRIFAAQAEAVGR; encoded by the coding sequence ATGCGACCTTCCGGCCGCGCGCCAGATGAAATGCGCGCACTTTCGTTCCAGACCAATTTCACCATCCACGCCGAAGGCTCGGTGCTGGTGAGCTTCGGCAACACGAAGGTGCTCTGCACCGCCTCGGTCGAGGAAAAGGTGCCGCCGTTCCTTCGCGGCAAGGGCGAAGGCTGGGTGACAGGCGAATATTCGATGCTCCCCCGCGCCACGCACACGCGCGGCAGCCGCGAGGCGGCAAAGGGCAAGCAGTCTGGCCGCACGCAGGAAATCCAGCGCCTGATCGGCCGGAGCCTGCGCGCCGTTGTGGACCTGAAGAAACTGGGCGAGCGCCAGATCGTGCTCGACTGCGACGTGATCCAGGCTGACGGCGGTACCCGCACGGCCTCGATCTCGGGCGCATGGGTGGCACTGCGCATTGCCATCGACAAGCTGATGGCCGAGGGCCTGGTCAAGGAAGACCCCATGCCGCGCCGGGTTGCGGCGGTATCCTGCGGCATCTTCCAGGGCACGCCCGTGCTCGACCTCGATTATGACGAGGACAGCTCGGCCGATGCCGATGCCAATTTCGTGCTGATTGAAGGTGGCCACATCGCCGAGGTCCAGGCCACGGCCGAAGGCGCGACCTATGACGAGGAAGGCCTGCTGCGCCTGCTGCGCCTCGCCCGCATCGGCTGCGACCGCATCTTCGCGGCCCAGGCAGAAGCGGTAGGCCGCTGA
- a CDS encoding DedA family protein gives MNDWIMRLIEGGGYWGIFFLMVLENILPPVPSEVIMGLGGVAVARGTMEFWPLLIVGTVGSTLGNYFWFMVGSRIGYRRLKPFFDRWGRWLAVEWDEVEKVSAVFRKHGQWVIFVLRFMPLMRTMISLPAGLAHMSRARFLVFTFAGTAIWNFALIEGGRALAHYLENAGEVLNIIALAGIVLALGWYLWRVITWKHPE, from the coding sequence ATGAACGACTGGATCATGCGCCTGATCGAGGGCGGGGGTTATTGGGGCATCTTCTTCCTGATGGTGCTGGAAAACATCCTGCCGCCCGTGCCCTCCGAAGTCATCATGGGGCTGGGCGGTGTTGCCGTTGCGCGCGGCACGATGGAGTTCTGGCCGCTGTTGATCGTCGGCACGGTCGGCTCGACTCTGGGCAACTACTTCTGGTTCATGGTCGGATCGCGCATCGGCTATCGCCGCCTGAAGCCCTTTTTCGACCGCTGGGGCCGCTGGCTAGCCGTCGAATGGGACGAGGTGGAGAAGGTGTCCGCCGTGTTCCGCAAGCACGGCCAGTGGGTGATCTTCGTGCTGCGCTTCATGCCGCTGATGCGCACGATGATCTCGCTGCCCGCTGGCCTTGCCCACATGAGCCGGGCCCGCTTCCTCGTGTTCACCTTTGCCGGCACGGCGATCTGGAACTTTGCCCTGATCGAGGGCGGCCGCGCGCTGGCCCACTATCTCGAGAATGCCGGCGAAGTTCTCAACATCATCGCCCTTGCCGGGATTGTGCTGGCGCTGGGTTGGTACCTGTGGCGCGTCATCACCTGGAAGCACCCGGAATGA
- a CDS encoding YraN family protein, which translates to MKRQEAEQRGRRGEALTAWYLRLKGWRVLAQRVKTPRGEIDLVARRGRLVAFIEVKWRRNAADLDYAIDAWRLRRVRAAVEASAHRWMKPGDDMRIDVVLLAPGRWPRHIANATM; encoded by the coding sequence GTGAAGCGGCAGGAGGCGGAACAGCGCGGCAGGCGCGGGGAAGCTCTCACCGCCTGGTACCTGCGGCTCAAAGGCTGGCGGGTGCTGGCACAGCGCGTGAAGACGCCGCGCGGCGAGATAGACCTTGTCGCCCGGCGCGGCCGGCTGGTCGCCTTCATCGAGGTGAAGTGGCGCCGCAACGCCGCCGATCTCGACTATGCCATCGATGCCTGGCGCCTGCGCCGGGTCCGCGCCGCGGTGGAAGCATCGGCCCATCGCTGGATGAAACCGGGGGATGACATGCGGATCGACGTTGTCCTCCTTGCGCCCGGGCGCTGGCCACGCCACATCGCCAACGCAACCATGTAA
- a CDS encoding penicillin-binding protein activator: MFDWNVNKRQIMALGAVALLAGCKVIPKGVPETGPAPTSEPNANILPADQQRHRVALLVPTSGPNAGIGQALANAATMALLDTNATNLRITTYDTATGPSSAATRAIADGNKLILGPLLGDEVAAVAQVARPARVPIISFSNDGSVAGRDVFIMGSLPNQSITRTVNWARSQGARRFGALLPDGEYGLRAAASLNTAVAEAGGTVVASETFARSNPSIISAAKRLKAKGQFDAVLVADGSRFAVLAAPQLRPKGIGPRLLGTELWSGDSAIVSSAALRGAWYSAVSDGRFRQYADSYRNRFGNQPYRISTMGYDAVLLTLRVAKIWKPGTLFPTAKLYDREGFLGLDGVFRFGDNGVVERALEVVELRQGGVSVVSPAPARFAP; encoded by the coding sequence ATGTTCGATTGGAATGTGAACAAGCGGCAGATCATGGCCCTGGGCGCGGTCGCCCTGCTGGCCGGCTGCAAGGTCATTCCCAAGGGCGTGCCGGAAACCGGGCCTGCGCCGACGAGCGAGCCCAACGCCAATATCCTGCCCGCAGACCAGCAGCGCCACCGCGTTGCCCTGCTTGTGCCCACCAGCGGCCCGAATGCCGGCATCGGGCAGGCGCTGGCCAATGCCGCAACCATGGCCCTGCTCGATACCAATGCCACCAACCTGCGCATCACGACCTATGACACGGCTACCGGCCCCTCCTCTGCCGCCACCCGCGCAATCGCCGATGGCAACAAGCTGATCCTGGGCCCGCTGCTGGGCGATGAAGTGGCCGCCGTTGCCCAGGTGGCGCGGCCGGCCAGGGTGCCGATCATCTCGTTCTCGAACGACGGATCGGTGGCCGGGCGCGACGTGTTCATCATGGGCAGCCTGCCCAACCAGTCGATCACCCGCACGGTAAACTGGGCGCGCTCGCAAGGCGCGCGGCGGTTCGGGGCGCTGCTGCCCGATGGCGAATACGGCCTGCGCGCAGCGGCCTCGCTCAACACCGCCGTGGCTGAGGCGGGCGGAACGGTTGTGGCCAGCGAAACCTTCGCCCGATCCAACCCGTCGATCATCAGCGCGGCCAAGCGGTTGAAGGCCAAGGGCCAGTTTGATGCCGTGCTGGTCGCCGATGGCAGCCGCTTTGCCGTGCTTGCCGCGCCGCAGCTGCGGCCCAAGGGCATCGGTCCGCGCCTGCTGGGCACCGAGCTGTGGAGCGGGGATTCCGCCATCGTTTCAAGCGCGGCCCTGCGCGGGGCCTGGTATTCGGCCGTCTCGGACGGACGATTCCGCCAATATGCCGACAGTTACCGCAACCGCTTCGGCAACCAGCCCTATCGCATTTCCACCATGGGTTACGATGCCGTGCTGCTCACCCTGCGCGTGGCCAAGATCTGGAAGCCCGGCACCCTTTTCCCCACCGCCAAGCTCTATGACCGCGAAGGTTTCCTCGGGCTCGACGGGGTTTTCCGCTTCGGCGACAACGGGGTTGTCGAGCGCGCGCTCGAGGTGGTGGAACTGCGGCAGGGCGGCGTCAGCGTGGTCAGCCCCGCCCCGGCACGCTTCGCCCCTTGA
- the gshB gene encoding glutathione synthase, whose product MSLRVAVQMDPIETININGDSSFALMLAAQARGHAVWHYDVGTLALDEGRLTAWACPVTVQRVAGDHFTKGEYRKIDLARDVDVILMRQDPPFHLGYITATFLLERLKGQTLVVNDPESVRNAPEKVFVLDYACFMPPTLIARRAEDIRDFHARHPGDLVMKPLHGNGGRAVVRIPADGSNLGALSELFDAAWVEPHMIQPFLPDISEGDKRIVLVDGEFAGAINRRPGEGEFRSNLAVGGYAEATELTAREEEICAAIGPELKARGLVFVGIDVIGGKWLTEINVTSPTGIVAIDRFNGTDTAARIWDAIEARHARM is encoded by the coding sequence ATGAGCCTTCGCGTCGCCGTCCAGATGGACCCGATCGAAACGATCAATATCAACGGCGATTCCAGCTTCGCGCTGATGCTGGCGGCACAGGCGCGCGGCCATGCCGTGTGGCACTATGACGTCGGAACGCTGGCGCTGGACGAGGGACGACTCACCGCATGGGCCTGCCCGGTCACGGTCCAGCGCGTGGCCGGGGATCATTTCACCAAGGGCGAATACCGCAAGATCGACCTGGCCCGGGATGTCGATGTGATCCTGATGCGGCAGGACCCGCCATTCCACCTTGGCTATATCACCGCCACCTTCCTGCTTGAGCGGCTGAAGGGCCAGACGCTGGTGGTCAACGATCCCGAAAGCGTGCGCAACGCCCCCGAGAAGGTCTTCGTGCTCGACTATGCGTGCTTCATGCCGCCAACGCTGATCGCTCGGCGGGCTGAGGATATCCGCGATTTCCATGCGCGCCATCCCGGTGACCTGGTGATGAAGCCGCTTCACGGCAACGGCGGCAGGGCGGTTGTCCGAATTCCGGCCGATGGCAGCAACCTTGGCGCGCTGTCCGAACTGTTCGACGCGGCCTGGGTGGAACCGCACATGATCCAGCCCTTCCTTCCCGACATTTCCGAAGGGGACAAGCGCATCGTGCTGGTGGACGGCGAATTTGCCGGGGCCATCAACCGGCGTCCGGGCGAGGGCGAGTTCCGCTCGAACCTTGCCGTGGGCGGCTATGCCGAGGCCACGGAGCTGACAGCGCGCGAGGAAGAAATCTGCGCCGCCATCGGCCCGGAACTTAAGGCGCGCGGGCTGGTGTTTGTCGGTATCGACGTGATCGGCGGCAAGTGGCTGACCGAAATCAACGTCACTTCGCCCACCGGCATCGTCGCGATCGACCGCTTCAACGGCACCGACACGGCGGCCAGGATCTGGGACGCCATCGAAGCCCGCCACGCCCGGATGTGA
- a CDS encoding glycine cleavage system protein R: MKARIILTVLGSDRPGLTQELADAVLAAGGNWLESHLARLGGKYVGSILVELDAANLPQLSEEVLGVDASGLQVAIVPAGAAPAGDAKPILVELVGQDRPGIVREVTTVLSAIGANIESFASETEPSAHSGEELFKAKIELTLPSGSSPTQLQDALEAISGEIMVDFSFG, translated from the coding sequence ATGAAAGCCCGCATCATCCTTACCGTTCTCGGCAGCGACCGTCCGGGCCTGACGCAGGAACTGGCAGACGCCGTGCTGGCGGCCGGCGGCAACTGGCTTGAGAGCCACCTTGCCCGGCTTGGCGGCAAATATGTCGGCTCTATCCTGGTCGAACTCGATGCCGCCAACCTGCCGCAGTTGTCCGAAGAAGTCCTGGGCGTGGATGCCAGCGGATTGCAGGTGGCAATTGTCCCGGCGGGTGCCGCTCCGGCCGGCGATGCCAAGCCGATCCTGGTCGAGTTGGTCGGGCAGGACCGCCCCGGCATTGTCCGCGAAGTGACGACCGTGCTTTCGGCTATCGGCGCGAATATCGAATCCTTCGCCTCGGAAACGGAACCCAGCGCCCATTCCGGCGAGGAGCTGTTCAAGGCGAAGATCGAGCTGACCCTGCCCTCCGGCTCCTCTCCCACCCAGCTTCAGGATGCGCTGGAGGCGATTTCGGGCGAGATCATGGTGGATTTCAGCTTCGGCTGA
- a CDS encoding tyrosine recombinase XerC encodes MQPSAILEAWREHLADNRRRSPHTVRAYVSTAGRLLEELGETDWHRLARLDAAALRNQLARRRADGIGNVSAARELSALKSFIRFAREQAGQPDPSPPRLRGPRIRKGLPRPVTPDDAVNLAAMVTDNAGEEWIGARDRAVLLLLYGAGMRIAEALSLTGSALPLGETLTVTGKGNKQRVVPLLPIVRDAVTDYLGKCPYPAERDKPLFRGARGGPLAQGMVQKAMARARMALGLPASATPHALRHSFATHLLGAGADLRSLQELLGHASLGSTQIYTKVDAAVLLDVYRNAHPREQT; translated from the coding sequence ATGCAGCCTTCGGCCATCCTTGAAGCCTGGCGCGAGCACTTGGCGGACAATCGCCGCCGCAGCCCGCATACGGTGCGCGCCTATGTCAGCACCGCCGGCCGCCTGCTGGAGGAGCTGGGAGAGACGGACTGGCATCGGCTGGCAAGGCTTGATGCCGCTGCCCTGCGCAACCAGCTTGCCCGCCGCCGGGCGGATGGCATCGGCAACGTCTCGGCCGCGCGCGAGCTTTCGGCGCTCAAATCGTTCATCCGCTTCGCGCGCGAGCAGGCAGGCCAGCCCGACCCCTCCCCGCCGCGCCTGCGCGGGCCGCGGATCAGGAAGGGCCTGCCCCGCCCCGTCACGCCTGACGACGCGGTGAACCTTGCCGCCATGGTGACCGACAATGCGGGCGAGGAATGGATCGGCGCGCGCGATCGCGCCGTGCTGCTGCTGCTTTACGGTGCGGGAATGCGCATTGCCGAGGCGCTTTCGCTCACCGGTTCGGCCCTCCCGCTTGGGGAAACGCTGACGGTTACCGGCAAGGGCAACAAGCAGCGCGTCGTGCCGCTGCTGCCCATCGTGCGCGATGCCGTGACCGATTACCTGGGCAAGTGCCCCTATCCCGCCGAGCGGGACAAGCCGTTGTTTCGTGGCGCACGCGGCGGTCCGCTGGCACAGGGCATGGTGCAGAAGGCGATGGCCCGGGCACGAATGGCCTTGGGCCTGCCCGCCAGCGCCACGCCGCACGCGCTGCGGCATTCCTTCGCCACGCACCTTCTGGGGGCGGGAGCCGATCTTCGCTCCTTGCAGGAACTGCTTGGCCACGCCAGTCTGGGTTCGACCCAGATCTACACCAAGGTGGACGCGGCCGTGCTGCTCGACGTTTACCGCAACGCCCATCCAAGGGAGCAGACATGA
- the rdgB gene encoding RdgB/HAM1 family non-canonical purine NTP pyrophosphatase: MSKLGGKLVIASHNAGKLKEISALLAPYGVDCISAGALGLPEPAETGTTFVENALIKARASAEVSGIPSLADDSGLSVTALGGRPGVYTADWAERQWFEGAPGRDWYMAMGKVEGMLAELGPDVDRSCWFSCVLAIVWPDGETAVYEGRADGTLTWPPRGTMGFGYDPVFVPLGDTRTFAEHEPEEKHAISHRADAFAKLVKDQFGG; encoded by the coding sequence ATGTCGAAGCTCGGCGGAAAGCTCGTCATCGCCTCGCACAATGCGGGCAAGCTGAAGGAGATTTCCGCCCTGCTTGCGCCCTATGGCGTGGATTGCATTTCGGCCGGCGCGCTCGGCCTGCCGGAACCCGCGGAAACCGGCACGACCTTTGTCGAGAATGCGCTGATTAAGGCGCGCGCATCGGCAGAGGTCAGCGGCATTCCCTCGCTGGCCGACGATTCAGGGCTTTCGGTCACCGCGCTGGGCGGGCGTCCCGGTGTCTACACCGCCGATTGGGCCGAACGGCAGTGGTTCGAGGGGGCGCCCGGCCGCGACTGGTACATGGCCATGGGCAAGGTGGAAGGCATGCTGGCCGAACTTGGCCCGGATGTGGACCGTTCCTGCTGGTTCTCCTGCGTCCTTGCCATCGTCTGGCCCGATGGCGAAACCGCCGTCTATGAAGGCCGCGCCGATGGCACACTGACCTGGCCGCCGCGCGGCACAATGGGCTTCGGCTATGACCCGGTTTTCGTGCCGCTGGGCGATACCCGAACCTTCGCCGAGCATGAGCCGGAAGAGAAGCACGCGATCAGCCACCGCGCCGATGCCTTTGCCAAGCTGGTGAAGGACCAGTTTGGCGGCTAA
- the hemW gene encoding radical SAM family heme chaperone HemW, with product MARALYIHWPFCLKKCPYCDFNSHVRDSVDAAQWQAALVADMRHEAQVAGGEPLESIFFGGGTPSLMPPQVVEALLAEAERLWGFAPDIEITLEGNPSSVEAGNYAALASAGVNRVSLGLQSLDDAALQFLGRLHSAAEGLAALDVAQRNFRRVSFDLIYALPGQSAKAWEAELARAIALGTGHLSLYQLTIEPGTKFATMVRERQFEPLDENAAADMFAMTRSMTAAFGLPAYEVSNHAKPGERSRHNLAYWQYRDTLGIGPGAHGRRLAEATVRHRKPENWLEAVARNGHGIAESRRLCRNEMASEALLMGLRLTEGVDLADLEARLGVPQHDLCDTDRLAFYERQGLAWQRGSRIGVTELGVTLLDGLLGALVPDALFDEDAPA from the coding sequence ATGGCCCGCGCGCTCTATATCCATTGGCCGTTCTGCCTGAAGAAGTGCCCTTATTGCGACTTCAACAGCCATGTGCGCGACAGCGTCGACGCGGCGCAATGGCAGGCGGCGCTGGTCGCCGACATGCGGCACGAGGCACAGGTCGCCGGCGGCGAGCCACTGGAGAGCATTTTCTTCGGTGGCGGCACGCCCAGCCTGATGCCGCCGCAGGTTGTCGAAGCGCTGCTGGCGGAGGCGGAGCGGCTGTGGGGCTTTGCCCCTGACATCGAGATCACGCTTGAAGGCAATCCATCCTCGGTCGAGGCGGGCAATTATGCCGCACTGGCATCGGCTGGGGTGAACCGCGTTTCACTGGGCCTGCAATCGCTTGATGATGCAGCGCTGCAATTTCTGGGCCGCCTGCATTCGGCCGCAGAAGGACTGGCCGCGCTGGACGTGGCGCAGCGCAATTTCCGGCGGGTCAGTTTCGACCTGATCTATGCCCTGCCCGGCCAGTCCGCCAAGGCCTGGGAGGCAGAGCTGGCCCGTGCCATCGCGCTCGGCACCGGGCATCTCTCGCTCTACCAGTTGACCATCGAGCCCGGCACGAAGTTTGCCACCATGGTGCGCGAACGCCAGTTCGAGCCGCTGGACGAGAATGCGGCGGCAGACATGTTTGCCATGACGCGCAGCATGACCGCAGCATTCGGCCTGCCCGCCTACGAGGTCAGCAATCACGCAAAGCCGGGCGAACGCAGCCGGCACAACCTTGCCTATTGGCAGTATCGCGACACGCTGGGCATCGGTCCGGGTGCTCATGGCCGCCGGTTGGCAGAAGCAACCGTGCGCCACCGCAAGCCGGAAAACTGGCTCGAAGCCGTCGCCCGCAACGGCCACGGCATCGCCGAATCGCGACGTCTCTGCCGCAACGAGATGGCATCGGAGGCCCTGCTGATGGGCCTGCGCCTGACAGAGGGCGTGGACCTCGCCGATCTGGAAGCGCGCCTCGGCGTGCCGCAGCATGATCTTTGCGATACCGATCGCCTCGCCTTTTACGAGCGGCAGGGACTGGCTTGGCAGCGCGGCAGCCGCATCGGCGTGACGGAACTGGGCGTAACCCTGCTCGATGGCCTGCTGGGCGCACTGGTGCCTGACGCCCTGTTTGACGAGGATGCCCCGGCCTGA
- the rsmI gene encoding 16S rRNA (cytidine(1402)-2'-O)-methyltransferase, whose protein sequence is MDTPLSPGLYIVATPIGNLGDITLRAIETFRGVSAIACEDTRVTGKLLNHLGIKQKLVRYDDHASEETREHLLRLASEQAVALVSDAGTPLISDPGFKLVRLARERGIPVTSLPGASAAIMAVTLSGIASDRFLFAGFLPSKDKARRDALRELAAIPATLVLYETAPRLVDALHAIGDLLPGREVAVARELTKKFEECRNGSAAELAAHYGAHPPKGEIVLVIAPPLPPEPEDHDIDALLRQAMVDAKPSQAAAQVAKATGLDRKMLYARAMELK, encoded by the coding sequence ATGGACACGCCACTTTCCCCCGGGCTCTACATTGTCGCTACGCCGATTGGCAATCTTGGTGACATAACCTTGCGAGCCATAGAGACGTTCCGTGGCGTATCGGCGATAGCCTGCGAGGACACCCGGGTTACGGGCAAGCTGCTCAATCATCTCGGGATAAAACAGAAGCTTGTCCGCTATGACGATCATGCGAGCGAGGAGACGCGAGAGCATCTACTGCGCCTGGCGAGCGAGCAGGCCGTGGCGCTGGTGAGCGATGCCGGCACGCCGCTGATCTCGGACCCCGGTTTCAAGCTGGTGCGGCTGGCGCGGGAACGGGGCATTCCCGTTACCAGCCTGCCGGGAGCCAGCGCGGCGATCATGGCCGTCACGCTTTCCGGCATTGCCAGCGACCGTTTCCTGTTCGCCGGTTTCCTGCCGTCCAAGGACAAGGCGCGGCGCGATGCCTTGCGCGAGCTCGCCGCCATTCCGGCAACGCTGGTGCTTTACGAAACCGCCCCCCGGCTGGTCGATGCGCTTCATGCGATCGGCGACCTGCTGCCCGGACGCGAGGTTGCCGTGGCGCGCGAGCTGACCAAGAAGTTCGAGGAATGTCGCAACGGTTCTGCCGCGGAACTTGCCGCGCATTACGGGGCCCATCCGCCGAAGGGCGAGATCGTCCTGGTCATCGCGCCGCCGCTGCCGCCCGAGCCGGAGGACCATGATATCGATGCGCTGCTCAGGCAGGCGATGGTCGATGCCAAGCCCAGCCAGGCCGCGGCGCAAGTGGCCAAGGCCACCGGGCTTGATCGCAAGATGCTTTACGCGCGGGCCATGGAGCTGAAGTGA
- the parE gene encoding DNA topoisomerase IV subunit B, with amino-acid sequence MSDDLFEALPKSAAGESYDGSAIEVLEGLEPVRRRPGMYIGGTDERALHHLAAEVLDNAMDEAVAGHANRIEVTLEEGNRLTITDNGRGIPVDEHPKYPGKSALEVILTTLHSGGKFSGKAYATSGGLHGVGVSVVNALSTLTRIEVARNKELFAQEFSRGLPTGPLQRLGGTPNRRGTSVTFIPDGEIFGEDAKFKPARLFRLVRSKAYLFAGVEIRWKCAASLASEDVPAEAVFQFPGGLADHLKEQIGARECVTTQFFSGTQDFPGEEQGRVEWAVAWPLWSEGSYSYYCNTIPTPDGGTHEAGLRAALTKGIRAFAELVGQKKAKDIAPEDVVTGCELMLSVFIRDPQFQSQTKDRLTSPEAARMVENAVRDHFDHFLADNMERGKALLGHVLERMDERLRRKAEREVKRKTATNARKLRLPGKLTDCTGEGDAETELFIVEGDSAGGSAKQARDRKTQAILPIRGKILNVASATADKIRANSEIGDLGLALGCGFRKDCNPDNLRYDRIVIMTDADVDGAHIATLLMTFFFQEMPEVVRRGHLYLAQPPLYRLTCGKEFAYARDEAHRAELEAGRFKGKKVEVARFKGLGEMNPQQLRETTMDPAKRSLLRITLPPEYEGRAAVKDLVDKLMGRDPAQRFMFIQNRAGELDPELIDA; translated from the coding sequence ATGTCCGACGACCTTTTTGAAGCCCTGCCCAAGTCCGCCGCCGGCGAAAGCTATGACGGCTCCGCGATCGAGGTGCTCGAAGGGCTTGAGCCTGTGCGCCGCCGCCCCGGCATGTACATCGGCGGAACGGACGAACGCGCGCTGCACCACCTCGCCGCCGAAGTGCTCGACAACGCGATGGACGAGGCGGTGGCGGGCCACGCCAACCGCATCGAAGTGACACTGGAAGAAGGCAACCGGCTGACCATTACCGACAACGGACGCGGCATCCCGGTTGACGAACATCCCAAGTATCCCGGCAAGTCCGCTCTGGAGGTGATCCTCACCACGCTGCATTCGGGCGGAAAGTTCTCGGGCAAGGCCTATGCCACCTCGGGCGGCCTGCACGGCGTCGGCGTCTCGGTGGTCAATGCGCTTTCCACCCTCACCCGGATCGAGGTGGCGCGCAACAAGGAGCTGTTCGCCCAGGAATTCTCGCGCGGGTTGCCGACCGGGCCCCTGCAGCGGCTTGGCGGCACACCCAACCGGCGCGGCACTTCGGTAACCTTCATTCCCGATGGCGAGATCTTCGGCGAGGACGCGAAGTTCAAGCCGGCGCGCCTGTTCAGGCTGGTCCGATCGAAAGCCTACCTGTTCGCCGGCGTCGAAATCCGCTGGAAGTGCGCCGCCAGCCTTGCCTCCGAGGATGTCCCGGCAGAGGCGGTGTTCCAGTTCCCAGGCGGTCTTGCCGATCACCTCAAGGAACAGATCGGCGCGCGCGAATGCGTGACGACGCAGTTCTTTTCCGGCACGCAGGATTTCCCCGGCGAGGAACAGGGCCGCGTCGAATGGGCAGTTGCCTGGCCGCTGTGGTCCGAAGGGTCCTATTCCTATTACTGCAACACCATTCCCACCCCCGATGGCGGCACGCATGAAGCGGGCCTGCGCGCTGCGCTGACCAAGGGCATCCGCGCCTTCGCCGAACTCGTCGGCCAGAAGAAGGCCAAGGACATTGCCCCGGAAGACGTGGTGACCGGCTGCGAGCTGATGCTTTCGGTCTTCATCCGCGATCCCCAGTTCCAGAGCCAGACCAAGGACCGGCTGACCAGTCCCGAGGCGGCGCGCATGGTCGAGAACGCGGTGCGCGATCACTTCGACCATTTCCTTGCCGACAACATGGAGCGCGGAAAGGCGCTGCTCGGCCACGTGCTTGAACGCATGGACGAGCGTCTGCGCCGCAAGGCCGAGCGCGAGGTCAAGCGCAAGACGGCAACCAATGCGCGCAAGTTGCGCCTGCCCGGCAAGCTGACGGATTGCACCGGCGAAGGCGATGCCGAAACCGAACTGTTCATCGTCGAAGGCGATTCGGCTGGCGGCTCTGCCAAGCAGGCGCGCGATCGCAAGACGCAGGCGATCCTGCCGATCCGCGGCAAGATCCTGAACGTTGCCAGCGCGACGGCGGACAAGATCCGGGCAAACAGCGAAATCGGCGATCTCGGCCTCGCCCTGGGCTGCGGCTTCCGCAAGGACTGCAACCCCGATAACCTGCGCTATGACCGGATCGTCATCATGACCGACGCCGATGTTGACGGCGCGCATATCGCCACCCTGCTGATGACCTTCTTCTTCCAGGAAATGCCCGAGGTTGTCCGTCGCGGTCACCTCTACCTCGCGCAGCCGCCGCTCTATCGTCTCACCTGCGGCAAGGAATTCGCCTACGCCCGAGACGAGGCGCACAGGGCCGAACTGGAAGCGGGCCGCTTCAAGGGCAAGAAGGTGGAAGTCGCGCGCTTCAAGGGCCTTGGCGAGATGAACCCGCAGCAATTGCGCGAAACGACGATGGACCCTGCCAAGCGTTCGCTGCTGCGCATTACCCTGCCCCCCGAATACGAGGGCCGGGCTGCGGTGAAGGACCTGGTGGACAAGCTGATGGGCCGCGATCCGGCACAGCGCTTCATGTTCATCCAGAACCGCGCGGGCGAGCTTGATCCCGAACTGATCGACGCCTGA